In Heyndrickxia vini, the sequence AATTCAGGAAAAGTAGGAGGGATATTGTATGAGGAAAGGAATTATTCGCCCATTGGTGATCTGCATTTTTCATAATAAGGGCTCTATCCTTGTTGCCAAAGGAATGGATCCTAAGTCTGGGGGAATTTATTATCGTCCAATTGGAGGGGGAATTGAATACGGGGAAAGAAGTGTGGATGCGTTAGTAAGGGAAGTAAAAGAAGAAATTAGTGCGGAAATTAATCGAATTCGCTACTTAGGAACGGTAGAAAACATTTTTACATTTAATGGTGAACTCGGACATGAAATTGTTCAAGTTTATGATGTGGCATTCGTTGATCAATCATTCTATAGTATATCGAAGTTTACCGGGATCGAGGATAACGGGGTGGAGTTTGAAATAATGTGGAAGTCGATTGAGGATTTTCAGAGAGGGAAATTCAGACTAGTTCCGGAAGAACTTCTAGATCTTATCGAAAAAATATAAGATTATTCATTCAACTATTTACGAACAAACATTCGCTGTGGTAAAATGTTTTTATAAATAATACGGAGGATTTTTATATGAAAACAGGCTATGAAGTAGAATTGCAATTTTATAAGTCGGAATATTTTGATTTGATGAAAGACTATCATTTGCCGGAGGACCAAGCCCGTTTTACAGCATTACCAGCAGACGCATTGGAAGTTACACATGAAAAACAACCAGTAGTGATAATTAGTAATGGTATAGTAGTTGGATTTTTTGTGCTACATACTAGCTCTCGAGTGAAAGAATATACCGATAATCCACATGCTGTGCTGTTAACTGCATTTTCGGTCAATCATTCCCATCAAGGCAAAGGCTATGCAGGGAGGGGATTAGAGCAGTTAACTGCATTTGCGCGAAAAGAATTCCCCGAATGCAATGAGATTGTTCTATCTGTCAACAAACTAAATATTCCAGCACAAAAGGTGTATGAAAAAGTTGGTTATCGGGATACAGGACGAAGAAGGTCTGGAACAATGGGAGAGCAGTTTATTTATAGTTTCCTATTAGAATAATAAAGGGATGATTCATGTTGTTTTATGAAATGACGGTTCAAATTCGTGTACCTGATATGAAGGAAGGACAAAAATGGTATGAAACCCTTTTGAATAGAAAGCCGGATTTCATTCCTCATGAAGGTTTTGCGGAATGGGAACTGATCCCTGGGTGCTGGCTGCAAGTGGCTGAAGGTACACCTTCAAATGGAAGCGGTCCAATCCGGTTAGGGGTTGTGGATATAGAAGAAACGCGGGAAAGAGTTGTAAGGGAGTTAAAGGTTGAGCAATTTGAGCTTTGTTCAAGAGAAGACGTCCCTGTTAGATGGGGAACCTTTTCCGATCCCTGGGGAAATCGATTAGGTTTATTTGAGTATGTTAGCGAAGATGATAAAAATGAGCGGACCGAGTCGGTTCTTAAGAAATAAAGTAGAGTGAATAACCAAAAGAGGGTGCAAGTTCCTCTCTATGTTATTAGAAGTAGTCCCTGATGATTAAATCGGAGTTAACAGGTTTCAATCCTAGTTCTCTCGACCAAATTGATAATTGTCCAATATGGTGAATCTCATGTGAGATTAAATGCCTAATGATTTTTCCGTATGCAAAAGTAAGAACCACACCATCTTTTCTAGTAATCTCAAGAATCCTTTCGTCCTGTTCTTTTGACCATGAATGAATAAACTTTTGAGTAATTGGCCTAGTAAACTGAGAAAATTCTTTTACTGAATCCAGATTTGCCATGTTTGCAAAATCGTAATGAACAACTTGTCTGCCCTTCATTTGGTTAACCCATAATTGTTCGCAATCAATGACATGGAATAATGTTTTCAAAATACTGCCCATACCACCAACGCGATTTTTAATAAGATCATCTATAGATAGCTCTTCACACCACGTAAACCACTCATCTCGAACCTGCCAATTATAATAGAACATATCAATCATATTTTTCACACCTATCAAATAGAGTTTTTGTTTGTTTTATATTTAAAATTTTACCATAATTAAGAAACCATTTTTTTTATAGAAAGGAAACAAAAGATGAAAAACATTCTATTCCTTGCCTATCCGCAGTACGCTGATTTTGAAATTGCCCACACGCTTTTTTTCTTAAAAAAAGTGGGAAAGGCAAACGTAACAACGGTAACGATTGATGGGAAACCTGTTGAAAGTATAGCTGGGCTACTCACAATGCCTCAGCGAGGATTATCCGAAGTTAATGTTGGTGAGTACGATCTAGTTCTAATTTCCGGTGGGGATGGGGTCCACACAATTATTAATGAATCCGTTCTCCACACATTTTTGCAAAGTGCTTATTCGAAGGAAATTCCTATTGCGGCTATCTGCGCCTCCGCTACATTACTTGGAAAGTCAGGTTTACTTAAAGGAAAAAGGTTTACATGCAACCCAAATACATATGAAGTATTTAAGGATGTGTTCCAAGGTGCTAATTATACAGGTGAAAACATTGAGGTTGAAACCAATCTTATAACTGCGAAAGGAACTGCTTTTCCTGAATTCAATGTTGCAGTGGGGGACCTATTAAATATATGGAAAGATAGTACACAAGAAAATTGGGCGCTGCAGTTTTGTAGAGGCAATATTTGACTCTTTGGACAGACGCATTGCAAAAATGATTTTATTGATACGATCATGATTGGATTCGCTGCAATAGACCGCAGTCCAACTTCATGGAGTGACCGTGATTCTTCAGGAATTAAAATTATTATGGTATGTATTAGTCAGATAGAAAGCCATTCCGAGACTTTATCTCGAACAACTAAAAAAAATCGATGTTCTAAACTTGAAAAAATTTTTTTCATTTGCTTTCTTTTTATTTCAAACTAATTACGCTATTCTTATTAAGCACTACAATCTGAAGGAGGAATGGCAAAGTGAAAATTTCTAAACATGTTGAAATGGTGGAACTAGATATCGAAGGCTTTTTGCTAAATCCAACCCTACTATGGGATGATGAAAAAGCGATATTGGTGGATACAGGAATGCCTGGTCAACTTGAAGCAATCAAATCAGCAATGAATAAAATTGGCGTTCCTTTTGAGAATTTACAGGCAGTTATTTTAACACATCAGGATATCGATCATATTGGCAGCCTTCCAGAAATTCTTCAGGCACAAGACGAAAGAATTGAAGTATATGCACATGAACTAGATAAACCTTATATTGAAGGCACGAAACACATGATGAAAGCAGATCCGAATAAAATTAGTAAAGAAGTTTGGGATACACTACCTCAACCGATGCAAGCATTATACATGAATCCGCCAAAAGCAAAAGTGGATCATACACTTGAAGACGGTCAGGTACTCCCTTACTTCGGTGGCATCGAAGTGATTTTTACACCGGGCCATACACCAGGACATATTAGCTTGTATGTAAAAGAAAGCAAAACCCTTATTGTTGGTGACGCGATGGTAATAAGTAATGGTGCATTGCATGGACCCGTTCCTCGGAACACACCGGATATGGAAACCGCATTACAATCACTAGAAAAGTTTCTTCCATTCGATATTGAAAACGTGATTTGCTATCATGGTGGTTTTTTAAGTGGAAATATACATGAACAAATAAAACAACTTGTTCGGAATAACTAAAAATGTAAGTGGTGGCTTTACGGTCATCACTTTTTTTATAAAATAGAGAAGGATGGACACCAACTTTATAGAAATTTCTTAATGTAGTCATATTTAGAAGGGGGAATGTAACAGTGACAAATCAAACTTGGCAAAATAAGACGGTTAAAATCCTTGACGAGCTTTTGTTAGTAGGATTTCGAGTTTTATGTTCTGGGGATCAGTACACAAATGAAATCTCAAAAACCTCATTGCGATTAAATACACGGATGAGTGAAATTAAACATGTGATCAATCCATCGCAACAAGTAGGCGCATTTGTTGTTGAAAACAGTTCTGATGATGAAGATGGCTATTGGATATGTTTTGAAGTATCTAAGTACGAAGATATACCTAACGATATGGTCACATTAACGATTCCATCTCAAAAATATGCTGTTTTAAGACATAGAGGCTCAAATGTTGAGATTATGAATGCCTACCAGGATCTACATTTGTGGATGAAAGAAAACAACTACAGAAGACAAAAAGAAAAATGGCATATAGAAAGATTCTATAATTGGATTGATCCGAAAAATGTGGATGTAGAGTTATTTGATACGATTCATTAAAAATAACTCTGATCGACTAAGGGAGAAGGAGCAGAAAATGTCAGTCGAAAAGTTTCTGGAAAAGGTTTGTTCATTATTTAATCATCAATTAAGTCCAAATTTAGTCGGAGTTTACCTGCACGGTTCTTTAGCAATGGGCTGCTTTCAACCGGAGAAAAGCGATGTGGATGTATTGGTTATCGTGAAAGAGAAATTAAGAACATATCAAAAGATTAATCTTATTCAAGATATTTTAGCATTGGAAACATATAAACTAGAAATGAGTATTTTATTGGAAAGAGACCTAGCAGATTTTCAATTCCCCACCCCATTTGAACTGCATTATTCACAGATGCATCGAAAAAGATATTTGCAGGAAAAGGATTATCTATGTGCTAATGGGGTTGATTCAGACTTAGCAGCACATTTGGTTATAACCTATGAACGAGGAATATGTCTGTATGGAAAACCGGTTCGCGAAGTATTTCATCCGATTAACCGAAAACATTATATTCAATCGATTTTTAATGATGTGGAGGATGCAGTATCTGAAATTGTTCATCAACCAGATTACCTTACCCTCAATCTGTGCAGAGTTCTTTATTTTCTATCGGAAGGGATTGTTTCTTCTAAAAAGGAAGGCGGGGAATGGGGAAAGAAAAAGGTGCAAGATCAGTACAAACCTCTCGTATCACATGCCTTAACTAATTATTTGGGAGAAGGCTCCAAACAAGAGTGGGATCCAATCTTCCTTCAGCAATTTGCTGCGTATATGCTGAAGGAAATAAGCGGATACAAAGGTTAACATTGGATCATCTTGTTTTTATATGTGTTAAATAATATGGCAATAAGCTTCACCTAGACATCGGATAAAGAATTTGAAAATTTCCTTTGAATGGCTTTTAAAAATATATCGGCTGCAGCCGAAAAAACTTGATGCTTTTTCCATACAATATTTAAGCCTGATTCAAGCCTAGGCTCTAGCGGTCTGAAACAAAGGTTACTATCACTGGATGTATTCACTATTTTATCGATGGTTACAGCATAACCGATGCCTTCTTCTACCATAATAGCGGCATTATATGCAAGATTGTATGTAGTCACGACGTTTAGTTTATCAAAATCCTCCCCAAACCAATCCGCAAATTCATTTTTAGAAAATGTCTGCTTCATTGCCTGTCGTGAACAGATTAGTGGAACATTTAATAAATCTTTTGCTTGAATGGTGTCTTTGGAAGAAAGAGGACTGTCTTTCCTCATAACAACGCCCCAAACGTCCGTTGCCGGGATATTGATATAGTTGTATTTTGATAAATCAGCTGGTTGAATTAAAATACCAAAGTCAAGCAATCCCTTGTCTAACCGTTCGGTCACATCGTCTTCGTTCCCGCTGTATAGGTGATATCGTATATTTGGATAACGTAACTGTAAATCCTTTCCCACACGTGCAATCTGTTTCATGGCGTCTGTTTCCCCACCACCTATGTAAACATCCCCACTTATTGTTTCTTCCATGGAACTGAATTCCGCTTCTAATTTATCGACCAAATCAATGATTTCTTCTGCTCTTCTTCGCAGGAGCATTCCTTCATCTGTAAGAATGATACTGTGACTGCTGCGAATAAACAGCTTTTTTCCTAACTCTTGTTCAAGATCTTTTAATTGTCTTGACAACGTTGGGTGTGTGACATTCAAAAAATGAGCAGCACCTGTAATGCTTCCTTCTCTTGCAACAGTAAGAAAATACCGCAAAACTCTAAATTCCATGTAACACTCCTCCTTTATAATGCATTAGTATAAATATTTTAGAAATACCTATCAAGTATATCTTGTTAGGAGATATAAGTTCTTCTCGCATACAAAAGACAGAGTAAGAATAATTTTGAAAATGTAGATTGAAAATCGTGAAACTTGATTAAAATAAAAATCATTATGTTGAGTACTTTTTATAAAAATTAATGCGTATCCCTTATATAAAAACATTGGAGGGAAGGAATATGGAAACAAAAAATATGAGGGTCGTACGAGTATTTATTGCAAGCCCCTTTTTTAATGAGGAACAAATTGACAGGGTAAAAAGATTAGAAAATGCGTTAAGTAATAATCCGTATGTTATGGATATTTTTTCAGCTAGATTTCACCAATATAAAAATTTGCCATTTGGATCTGATCAATGGAGAAAGGTTGTTTTTCATAATGATTTAAAGCATCTTAGAAGATCAGACGTAGTAGTAGCAATTCATGATTACGAAGGATCATGTGTGGATAGTGGAACTGCTTTTGAAATTGGGTATGCCTATGCAATGCAAAAGCCGATTATTTTAATTAAAGAGAAGGAATCAATACCAAATCTAATGTTAGTTGAAAGTATACGTGCGTATTTCCCAAGAGTTGAGGATGTTGCAACATATGATTTTATTAATATGCCACGTATTCCATATAAGGGCCCATTGTTTTAGTTTTTTATTTTATGAAAATGAACATCTTCACTTAACGCGTAAAATAAAAAGAGCCCATTAGTTAAATTAATGGTATAGTTAGAAAGAAAATTTTAAAAGTGAGTAGGCGAACAACATGATTGAGATAAAAACATCTCCACTAAGTAATGGAGAATTTAATAGAGGAGTATTTGCTACACGTGATATCAAAAAAGGAGTACTTTTACATGAAGCTCCTGTTATTTCTTATCCCAATGATCAGCATCAATATATAGAGCAAACATTACTTGCAGATTATGCTTTTGAATATGGAATAAATCATTCTGCAATCCTTCTTGGCTATGGAATGCTGTTTAACCATTCTTATGAACCTAATGCCATTTATGAAATTAATTTTGACAACCATACATTTGATTTCTATGCTTTCACAGATATAAAAGCAGGGGATGAGATACTAATCAATTATAATGGTGATGTCGATGACAAAGAACGATTGTGGTTTCTTGAGGACTAAGGGAGATGGAGAAGTTTTCAAAACGGCATATTGGTTAAGGGTGTAGTTATACCTTCCTTCGGGAACATCCCGTAAAAACAAAACAAGTAATACACGCCACCGATGTAACGATGATAGCGAATAGTAATCCAATCGCTTCCATAAACGTATCTTCTCCCGGATAAGAAGGTTTTAATGTGATAAACCAGATAAGAAACACAAAGGTTAAAAGAAGATAAAAGCTGCTTCCGATTGCGCCCATCTTCAGTTGATTTCTTTTCGTCCCTTGCCATGCTTTATTTATTATAATCCATAAAAGGATACTACCGAATACAGCAAAGAACATCACAAGTATATGTACAATTGGGATGAATAAATATAGTAACGCGAAAAGTATAGCAATGGTTGCAAAAAATAGAACAGCATTCACTAAAAATAAAAATAGTCCAGATAACCAATGATTTTGATACCAATATGCCGCTTGTAACTTATGGACTATTTTATTATTTTCTCCGATCATATTAATGATTGGATTTTTGAAGAATAGAACAAGCAGTACGCCCAAAAGTCCGATGAATAAAATCAATGACACTAACGTATCCCCCTTAAAATTTTATTTATTAACCCTCAAACCGTCAAATCATTCTCCTCTTTAATGTCAAGTGCGTTCCTTAAGAGTTCTTGAAGAACTGCAGCAAAGAATGAAATTACAAGGGTCGCAAAGATGATGACTGCACCAGAAAGGGCTATTCCAGGATGTAAGGCATTTTGCGATACAAGTACAATGATTCCAATTACATACAAGATAAAGATGGTTATTGCACAAATTTTTATATGTCCTAAAGATGTTACAGCAATATCTGAAAAGGCATTTTTCTTTTCAATAAAATGTAAAAGCTTTAGTCCTTGATACAGCGCAAGATAAAATGGGATTGCTGTCAGATATAAACCGACAAGGATTGGAAATCTCAAAAAAGCATATTCTGGATTTTTCTTTGCTGCCACGTTTGCAAGTTCCGGTAACAGGAAAACACATAGGGAGAGTATAATAATCCCTAATATGAAAATTGCGAGTTTTAAAAAAATCGTTGTTCCTTGCCTCATAAAAGCACCTCACTTTTTGATCATACCCATATCATAATCATTTATTTATCGTATTTCAATAAAATTTTGTTAAATATCAATATTATTTAGTGAAAAATAACTTTCAGTTTTTGGTATAATTGGTATAAAAGCTTTTCAGAGCAGCAAAGTGGGGGAAAATGAAATGTTGCAATCAATTATTTTTGATATGGATGGGACTCTATTTCAAACAGATAAAATTTTAGAAGTATCACTTGATGATACGTTTAACCATTTGCGGTCACTAAACTTATGGGATACAAACACACCTATTGATAAATACCGTGAAATAATGGGCGTGCCATTACCTAAAGTGTGGGAAGCTCTATTACCTTACCACTCTATTGAAGTAAGAAAACAAACTGATGCGTTTTTTCTAAAAAGATTAATTGAAAATATAAGAAGTGGAAAAGGTGATTTATATCCAAATGTAAAGGAGACCTTCACTTTCTTAAAAGAAAATAATTATTCAATTTACATAGCAAGCAATGGACTGGTGGAATATTTACAAGCTATTGTGAGTTATTATCATTTAGATAATTGGGTAACTGAAACGTTTAGCATTCAACAAATCCAAACGCTTAATAAAAGTGATTTGGTGAAAAAAATTATAAAAAAATACAGTATTACAAATGCAGCAGTGGTCGGCGACCGGCTTTCTGATATAAAAGCAGCTAAAGAAAATGAATTGCTTGCGATTGGATGTAATTTTGATTTTGCACAAGAAAACGAGCTTGAACAGGCCGATTTTGTAATAGATGACTTAATTGAACTAAAAACAATATTACCAAGAGCAGGAAAGTGCACATCTTATTGATGTAATTTAGCGAATGGGTGAGGGGGGAATTTGCTGAATGAGTATAGTTTGGTTTCTTAATGTAATTGGTTTGGTCTTTTCTATGATTGGAGTAACGCATATTAAAAATAATGATTATCTCGTATTTTTATATATTGGATTAGTTATCCAGACTATTGCTGCAGTGATTTACTACGTAGTTAAATATAATAATAGAAAAGCTATAAAGTAAATTAATGTGTTCTGTGGTTTTAGAAATGAATTATATTATACTCGTTTAAAATAGTATGTATTAAAAAGGATTGGGTTTATATGACAAAATAAAAAAGGGGTTAAATCATGAAAGCATTGACCGGGACGATTGCATTATCCGTTTCTTTTGTGTTATTCATTTATTTATACGGCTTAAAAGAAGAATTTTCGGTGAAATATAATCCGGGTTTATATATATTTCCATCCATATTGCTACTTATTGCAATCATATGCTTTGGGATGTTAGTTATACAATATGAAAGTGAAAGTGAAAGGTCTAAAAAGAAGTGAGTGTTAGAATGGCAATGAAGGTGATTTGGTGATATTTGGGTAATCGTGAAATTATTTACTCGAAAGTAATGGATTCGAGCAGATAAGAAGAGGAACCGTGTTCTCATCTACCCGAATGAAGCAGATGCGAGCAGATAAGAGGAGGAACCGTGCTTTCATCTACCCGAAAGAGACGGATGCGAGCAGATAAGAGGAGGAATCGTGCCCTTATCTACCCGAATGAAGCAGATGCGAGCAGATAAGAGGAGGAACCGTGCTTTCATCTACCCGAAAGAAGCGGATTCGAGCAGATAAGAGAAGGAACCGCACCCTTATCTACCTGAAAGAAACAGATTCGATCAGATAAAAAGAAGAACCGCGCCCTCATCTTCTCGAATGGAGCTGTCCGAGAAGGAAAAGAGAGGGATCGCGGTTCCTGGATGTTCTTTTGCAAGTAACTAACTGAGTGTCATCCCAGCCGATAACTTCCACCTTCGTTAATGTAATGTTTTCCTATACCATCTTCGTATATAAATGCTTCAAATACCGCCAACGTGCAATGAAAAAGTATACGACTTGAGCTGCCCCAAAGACTACAAAAATGATAATAGATGACTTTAACACTGAAAAGTCAACAAGACGCTGCAGAGCGAAAAAGGCAACGGACCCGTGAATGATCGCCATGACAATCGGCAAGAAGAATAGGAGTACAAGTTGTCTGGTTACGATTTGGTTAAGTTCCTTTTTACTTAGGCCGATTTTGGAAATCATTCGGTACTGCTGTTCATCTCGATCTAAATCTGCATAGAGGCGGAAATAAATGAAGCTTGCGGCAAAGGTAAAGAATACGATTCCGACTAGTCCACTTAGAATGAGCAAAAGACCATTCTCTTGTTTAGACGTTAACCAATTTAACACGAGTGAATTAAAGTTATAGTTGTCTGGATTTAATTTCTTGGTAATGTTTTGAGCCACTTCTTTTGTTTCCTGCCAGTTTTTTACGACGAAGCGATAATCTCTAAAATTGGATTCGTCCCCTTCCAAAAATTTTTCGTACATTTTATCTGAAACGATAATAGTGGTACTACCTATTTCCGGAAAAACGATGTATGACAAGGATTTTTTTATTGTAACGTCAGCTTTTACTTTTTCTTGAACAATCTCTAAATGCTTCGTGTTTTGTCCTTCAATTCGCCAATCATTTTTTTGTTTAACGGTTGTTGGCGTGAGAATGGCTTGACTCGTTGAAACAGTTTCTGTTGGATAACCAAGTGCTTTAGCCATTGCATTATAGTCACTAAGTTTAATCATGGTCGTATTATTTGTCGTATATATGGGCTTATATGATCCCATCCTAAATGGAATCTTCGCTTTTGTGAGCTCTTGTTGAATGGTTTGGATAGCTTCTTTATCTGCTTTTTCACCAAACGATGAGTAACTAAATGCATATGGATTAATCATTTCAGATAATCCCGAGTTACCTAATGCTAAGCATGTTCCAATTCCAGTGAATGCCGAGGCTGAAATGACAGATACAAGGAAGAACATAACTGCATTGTCCTTCATTCGGTACATAAATTCCGAAATCGTCACCATATTCGTTTTCTTAAAAAAGAAACGGCTATTCTTCTTTAAACTTCGTATCGAATACACACTAAACTGCGTAAATAAAAAGTATGTCCCCAAAATCGTTAAGCCGACTCCAGATAACAGCAAGCCAAGTGAAATAATTTGAAGAATCGCAAAGCAAAGCACCATACCGTAACCGGCAGCAAGTAAAACAATCGCTAACAAAGATAACCATGGTGAAGCTTTTGGCTCGGGCTTTGGTTTTTCCTCCGCCTTCACAAGCTCAAGGACAGTCCCTGTTCTTACTAATCTAGAAGTAAATAAAGAAATCAAAAGGAAGAGCAGAAGAAATGCACCCGCAGTAAGTAATGCGGCCTTGATTGGAAAATAAAATGATAACCCTTTATCAATTCCTAAAATGTTTGCACTTATAATTAATAGAAACTTCGAAAGGAAAGTTCCTACAACAACGCCGCCTATAATCGCAGCACATCCAATGATCATATTTTCAACAAAAAGAAGTCGATAAAATTGCTTTCTGGACATTCCAAGAATCATAAGAATACCGAATTCCTTTTTTCTTAGTTTTAGAAAGGCGCTAACTGAATACAGCAAAAAGAAAAATGAAAAAATGAATATAATGATTTGAGCTACCTTCATTCCCATCGTTCCCAATGCACTAATCATGTCGCTAGTCGACTTAAGCTCCCCTTGTAATTCGGGATGAAATAATAGCAGCGCATAGATGAAAAAGATCATAACTGAAAAGGCACTGCTCAAAAAATGGGCTAAATACGTCCGTTTATTTCGAAGAACGTTATTAATCGCGAATTGGCGAAGGTTCATTTGCAGTCCCTCCAATTCGTGAAAGATTCTCGATGATCTTTTGATAAAAGTCGGATCGATTCGTTCCCATTCGAATTTCATTCACTAATTGACCATCTTTAATAAAAACAACACGCTGACAGTAACTAGCTGCAACTGCGTCATGGGTCACGAGCATCATCGTTGCTTGTTCTCCCTTATTTAGTTTTTCTAGCATTTCCATTACGTCTTGTGCTGCCTTTGAATCTAAATTTCCGGTAGGTTCATCGGCGAGAACAAGTTTTGGCCGATTAATAAGGGCACGGGCAACTGCTGTACGCTGGGCCTGTCCACCGGAGATTTCATAGGTCCGTTTATCTAAAATAGAAGTGATACCTAATTTTTCAGCAAAAAGGTTTACTCTTTTGTTCATCTCCTCAATGCTCACACCATCTAATGTTAATGGAAGAACAATATTTTCCTTCACCGTTAAGGTTGGAAGCAGGTTAAAAGATTGAAAGACAAATCCTAATTCGCGTCTGCGAAAAATCGCCAATTTCTGATGGGACAAGCGATAGGGATTCTCACCGCCGATACGAATCTCCCCGGAAGTTGGGCGGTCAATCGTCGAAATCATATTTAATAAAGTCGTTTTCCCGCTTCCTGATGGTCCCATAATCCCTACAAACTCGCCTTGATTGATCGTTAAATCGATATTTCGAAGGGCTTCATAATTCACATTCCCTTTATACACTTTCCCTAAATCCCGAACAGTTAATATTTCCATAAAAGGTTCCTCCTCATGTTCGTGTGTATGTATTAATTAGTTCATACACCTTGTATGTGTATTATATGGTTAATACATTTATAAAGTCAACTGCCATTTTTTATAAAAGGAAGGAAAAATGGAGGGGTTCGAGAATACTAATCTATATATAGATTGGACATTGTATACTGAAAAAGATCCGCGAAAATGAAGGAGTTTTAATTTTGAAAGCAAATCGAGTGATGTTTCATGAATTTGGAAAACCGGAAGATGTGTTAATCGTTATGAATCAGCGGATAAATCCGCTCGCTGATGGGGAAGTTCTTGTTCGCATGAAAATGTGCCCAATTAATCCGTCTGATCTGATTCCGATTAGAGGGTCTTATTCTCACCGCATTTCACTGCCTGCCATTCCAGGATATGAAGGGGTAGGAATTGTAGAGGAGGTTGGTCCTTCTGTTTCGCATGACCTAATTGGTAAACGTGTCCTTCCGTTAAGAGGGGAAGGGACATGGCAAGAAGTTGTTAGGGCGCCAGCTAAGTGGTTAATTCCTATTCCCGATGAAATGGATGATACAATCGCTGCCCAGCTCTATATTAATCCGGTTACAGCTTTTGTTATTTGCACTGAAATATTGTATTTAGGACCAGGTGATTATTTATTAATGAATGCAGCGGGATCGGCAATTGGCCGGTTGTTTGCCCAGCTTGCTAGAATCATAGGGTTTCAATTTATCGCAGTGACAAGAAATCCTGTTTATACTGAAGAGCTGCTCAAACTAGGGGCTTCCCATGTTATAGACACTTCAGTTAGGCCCTTACAAGAATCGGTGATGGAAATAACAAATGGAAAAGGTGTAAATGCAGCGATTGATTCAATTGGTGGTTTAGATGGGACACAGCTTGCATATTGTGTCCGTCCGGAAGGCAACTTTCTAACAATTGGCTTACTGTCTGGCACGCAAATTCAATGGAAGGAAGTTTCGATGCGGACGAAAGTAAATGTTAAACTATTTCACCTT encodes:
- a CDS encoding DUF2975 domain-containing protein, encoding MRQGTTIFLKLAIFILGIIILSLCVFLLPELANVAAKKNPEYAFLRFPILVGLYLTAIPFYLALYQGLKLLHFIEKKNAFSDIAVTSLGHIKICAITIFILYVIGIIVLVSQNALHPGIALSGAVIIFATLVISFFAAVLQELLRNALDIKEENDLTV
- a CDS encoding SET domain-containing protein produces the protein MIEIKTSPLSNGEFNRGVFATRDIKKGVLLHEAPVISYPNDQHQYIEQTLLADYAFEYGINHSAILLGYGMLFNHSYEPNAIYEINFDNHTFDFYAFTDIKAGDEILINYNGDVDDKERLWFLED
- a CDS encoding ABC transporter ATP-binding protein, whose protein sequence is MEILTVRDLGKVYKGNVNYEALRNIDLTINQGEFVGIMGPSGSGKTTLLNMISTIDRPTSGEIRIGGENPYRLSHQKLAIFRRRELGFVFQSFNLLPTLTVKENIVLPLTLDGVSIEEMNKRVNLFAEKLGITSILDKRTYEISGGQAQRTAVARALINRPKLVLADEPTGNLDSKAAQDVMEMLEKLNKGEQATMMLVTHDAVAASYCQRVVFIKDGQLVNEIRMGTNRSDFYQKIIENLSRIGGTANEPSPIRD
- a CDS encoding FtsX-like permease family protein, with translation MNLRQFAINNVLRNKRTYLAHFLSSAFSVMIFFIYALLLFHPELQGELKSTSDMISALGTMGMKVAQIIIFIFSFFFLLYSVSAFLKLRKKEFGILMILGMSRKQFYRLLFVENMIIGCAAIIGGVVVGTFLSKFLLIISANILGIDKGLSFYFPIKAALLTAGAFLLLFLLISLFTSRLVRTGTVLELVKAEEKPKPEPKASPWLSLLAIVLLAAGYGMVLCFAILQIISLGLLLSGVGLTILGTYFLFTQFSVYSIRSLKKNSRFFFKKTNMVTISEFMYRMKDNAVMFFLVSVISASAFTGIGTCLALGNSGLSEMINPYAFSYSSFGEKADKEAIQTIQQELTKAKIPFRMGSYKPIYTTNNTTMIKLSDYNAMAKALGYPTETVSTSQAILTPTTVKQKNDWRIEGQNTKHLEIVQEKVKADVTIKKSLSYIVFPEIGSTTIIVSDKMYEKFLEGDESNFRDYRFVVKNWQETKEVAQNITKKLNPDNYNFNSLVLNWLTSKQENGLLLILSGLVGIVFFTFAASFIYFRLYADLDRDEQQYRMISKIGLSKKELNQIVTRQLVLLFFLPIVMAIIHGSVAFFALQRLVDFSVLKSSIIIFVVFGAAQVVYFFIARWRYLKHLYTKMV
- a CDS encoding HAD hydrolase-like protein, which encodes MLQSIIFDMDGTLFQTDKILEVSLDDTFNHLRSLNLWDTNTPIDKYREIMGVPLPKVWEALLPYHSIEVRKQTDAFFLKRLIENIRSGKGDLYPNVKETFTFLKENNYSIYIASNGLVEYLQAIVSYYHLDNWVTETFSIQQIQTLNKSDLVKKIIKKYSITNAAVVGDRLSDIKAAKENELLAIGCNFDFAQENELEQADFVIDDLIELKTILPRAGKCTSY
- a CDS encoding zinc-dependent alcohol dehydrogenase family protein; the encoded protein is MKANRVMFHEFGKPEDVLIVMNQRINPLADGEVLVRMKMCPINPSDLIPIRGSYSHRISLPAIPGYEGVGIVEEVGPSVSHDLIGKRVLPLRGEGTWQEVVRAPAKWLIPIPDEMDDTIAAQLYINPVTAFVICTEILYLGPGDYLLMNAAGSAIGRLFAQLARIIGFQFIAVTRNPVYTEELLKLGASHVIDTSVRPLQESVMEITNGKGVNAAIDSIGGLDGTQLAYCVRPEGNFLTIGLLSGTQIQWKEVSMRTKVNVKLFHLRHWNKQVSVQKWQETFHKLMTLVTEQRLTLASPESFFNLVKVREAVRESEASNRSGRKVFIEI